DNA sequence from the Fusobacterium perfoetens ATCC 29250 genome:
TCTAAAAAACAGATTTGGAAATTAAATAATATACGAAATTTGAGAAATCTAGGTTTTGGACTTAAAGAGATACAAGACTTTTTAGATGAGAGAAATATCAATTCTGCCACAGAGATTTTGGAATTACAACTTAAAAAAATAGAAGAAAATATAGCTAATCTTCAAGAATTAAAAGAGGAGATTGAAAATAAACTAACCAATATTGAATTTTTTAAAAATTTTAAAGATTTTGATAAACCTATTATTAAATATATTCCAAAAAGGAAATTTTTACGTTCTAAAGGTCTTTTTAATAAAGAGTGGGAGATTGATTTTGAGCATAAAATTTTAAATGCTAAGACTGAATATGACAACGATTTTATACTGACAAATAATGAAATGGGGGCTACTATTACACAAGAAAATTTCCTAGCTGGTAAATATGATACTTTCTCAGAAACTTTTATTATAAATGATGAAAGAGGAGAGATTTTAGAAGAAGGTTATTTTCTCACTATTGTTTTTAAAGGGAGTTATACAAACATTAATAAATACTATGAAATTTTAAAAGATTATATCTTAAAAAATAATCTTGAAATTTTAGGAGATATTCATGAAATTTACCATATTGAAAAACATATTACAGAAGATGAAAAAGAATTTATAACTGAAATTCAAATTCCAATTAAACAAAAGTAAATTTATAAAAAAAAGAGGATTCATTGGATAATCCTCTTTTTTTTATAAGTTATAACGCTCTTTTTATTTTTTACTTGACTTATTTTTCAATAAG
Encoded proteins:
- a CDS encoding MerR family transcriptional regulator yields the protein MEINKKEKFYKIGEISKLYNISSDILRHYDKIGLVSPDFIGDNGYRYYSKKQIWKLNNIRNLRNLGFGLKEIQDFLDERNINSATEILELQLKKIEENIANLQELKEEIENKLTNIEFFKNFKDFDKPIIKYIPKRKFLRSKGLFNKEWEIDFEHKILNAKTEYDNDFILTNNEMGATITQENFLAGKYDTFSETFIINDERGEILEEGYFLTIVFKGSYTNINKYYEILKDYILKNNLEILGDIHEIYHIEKHITEDEKEFITEIQIPIKQK